In Silene latifolia isolate original U9 population chromosome 3, ASM4854445v1, whole genome shotgun sequence, a single window of DNA contains:
- the LOC141646613 gene encoding uncharacterized protein LOC141646613 isoform X2: protein MEKISGACASGWSIQLEKGLRSTKPGCLIESIRQIGPRLSRWNREPQLTMDVCDIFGLVPGEDRLFADAILFRIVDAFVSGDKDIRISIAKLFLLTLKQCKTKGPTHGIYSNMIIENRLELLKRVKAVLHVNCVKSRASTFILFGCWADFAKDVAEIRDAVFLSLTSRHILEVKASLFAAGCFSEISVDFGYVFLEKLLTLIVSQATFRALRIAGARSFAKIGCSLLLAVRSYKAGSKLLQKISEEDVLATMLMALTKISLNTSILISDQVVLLCSFLSQTRSTDMQARVLRCLRLICENSACFVPASAFSFQCLFEILDEQSTPSALHCEIFQIFLKMIAHGLPDRLLKDTDEFMKLLRCVENATRSPFLSVRLLAFESFVCISTKLKRTESMSEADLANLSSSVAATVLDQVTVLSNRLSGGESRSEVGDELGRMLRLLLVLAADNSKLGYLILDKLNSIIENFVNLHNPAVEAQKFEPHKVVDIGAEGNVFSQRVLMFHIHRFLVAFVEAGVTTEQVVSKLKYLICLVCDSSLFDCSIHTFYALIWHSHKNQSHLLSENQKSSTLTEGVGRFPIKLLEHENIIHMCGKNMLEGGDNWSAYKAGKYAACEGVWDVANFIFDHLVKRVQSDAFCQWLKLLVQLTNCEKNVEVLLHQNSVCLPSNRVLKPHTLDNSFRKTNSSGNIEQLAEICAAILGSDKVLEAISAQTHAFYFQRWFLALRLRLLLLMLDILKVLDKFLLYKNYESTKNLIGMSSRLASLAEEFDLVTSAFIDMDSTSLKIMSDLALICSMLAFFTEFTTLIIIQNPTEAYGDCLNVIVKDLVGRLWHVDPEICINLLSLLKDNGVHDRFGVKRIIELRHQSLNVANEDAVLQLCRNGMESLLQVVKAWMQIPWRIPKYFFRVRRTMGSLLFWSSTGVRKQREIISISPGSHLQLNLCIQLKDMPSDFSSSFSKLYCILYCRKSPSAAKPSGEPMTQSHVNYRASEIDTMIHLNKNLQCYIIKQSREFIKCKDLHNAGDDVEAFVCFETNGRRQGFSTCLLDVSAFPVGSYSIDWHSGGIDRHGAYWSFLPLCRGPQFSVR, encoded by the exons ATGGAGAAGATTTCTGGTGCATGTGCCTCAGGTTGGAGCATTCAACTTGAGAAAGGTCTTCGATCCACAAAACCTG GTTGTCTTATTGAATCAATTCGCCAGATTGGACCCAGATTAAGTCGGTGGAATAGGGAGCCACAACTAACTATGGATGTGTGTGACATTTTTGGCTTAGTTCCCGGGGAGGATCGCTTATTCGCGGATGCAATTCTCTTTAGGATTGTCGATGCATTTGTGTCAGGGGACAAAGACATCAGGATTTCTATTGCAAAACTCTTCTTGTTGACCCTAAAGCAGTGTAAAACCAAAGGACCCACACATGGAATCTATTCAAATATGATCATAGAAAACAGACTGGAACTTCTGAAAAGAGTTAAAGCGGTTCTACATGTCAATTGTGTAAAATCCCGAGCATCCACGTTTATTTTGTTTGGATGTTGGGCTGACTTTGCTAAGGATGTTGCTGAAATACGAGATGCGGTATTTTTGTCTTTGACCTCACGTCATATTTTGGAG GTTAAAGCATCATTGTTTGCAGCTGGGTGCTTTTCAGAAATTTCAGTTGATTTTGGTTATGTTTTCTTAGAGAAGCTACTTACCTTAATAGTTTCACAAGCGACCTTTCGAGCTCTAAGGATTGCTGGAGCACGCAGCTTTGCTAAAATTGGATGCTCTCTTTTACTTGCAGTTAGATCATACAAG GCTGGTTCAAAGCTTCTACAAAAAATTTCCGAAGAGGATGTTTTGGCCACTATGCTGATGGCACTAACAAAAATCTCTTTGAATACATCCATATTGATTTCTGACCAG GTAGTCTTGCTTTGTTCATTTTTGTCTCAAACAAGAAGCACCGATATGCAGGCTAGAGTATTGAGATGTTTACGTCTTATTTGCGAGAATTCAGCATGCTTTGTGCCGGCTAGCGCTTTCTCGTTCCAGTGTTTGTTTGAAATTCTTGATGAACAAAGCACACCTTCAGCTTTGCACTGCGAAATTTTTCAGATTTTCTTAAAG ATGATTGCACATGGTTTACCAGATAGGCTACTCAAGGACACTGATGAATTCATGAAGCTATTAAGATGTGTTGAGAATGCAACTCGATCTCCATTCTTATCCGTGAGACTCTTAGCTTTTGAAAGTTTTGTGTGCATATCTACCAAGCTGAAAAGAACTGAGAGCATGTCAGAGGCTGATTTAGCTAATCTCTCATCTAGTGTTGCTGCAACTGTCCTTGATCAAGTAACTGTATTATCTAACCGGTTGTCAGGTGGTGAATCTAGGTCCGAAGTGGGGGACGAATTGGGAAGAATGCTTCGTCTACTGCTTGTACTGGCTGCAGATAATTCAAAGTTAGGTTATCTGATACTGGACAAGTTAAACTCCATCATTGAAAACTTTGTAAATCTACATAACCCTGCAGTTGAAGCACAGAAGTTTGAGCCGCACAAAGTTGTGGATATCGGAGCTGAAGGAAATGTATTTTCTCAGCGAGTGTTGATGTTTCATATCCATAGATTTTTGGTAGCCTTTGTTGAAGCTGGTGTTACTACTGAGCAAGTAGTTTCGAAGTTGAAATATTTGATttgtttggtttgtgacagcagTCTGTTTGATTGTTCTATCCACACATTTTATGCACTTATTTGGCACTCGCATAAAAACCAGAGCCATCTACTATCAGAAAATCAAAAATCCAGCACATTGACTGAAGGCGTGGGTAGATTTCCTATCAAGTTACTTGAACATGAGAATATCATCCATATGTGTGGAAAGAACATGTTAGAAGGAGGAGATAACTGGTCCGCCTACAAAGCTGGAAAATATGCTGCTTGTGAGGGAGTATGGGATGTGGCAAATTTCATATTTGACCACCTTGTAAAAAGGGTTCAGTCTGATGCTTTTTGCCAGTGGTTAAAATTGTTGGTTCAGCTCACCAATTGCGAAAAGAATGTCGAAGTCTTGCTTCACCAAAATAGCGTTTGCTTGCCTTCCAACCGTGTCTTGAAGCCACATACCTTGGACAATAGTTTCAGAAAGACCAACTCAAGTGGAAACATTGAACAACTTGCTGAGATATGTGCTGCTATCTTGGGTTCAGACAAAGTCTTGGAAGCCATCTCTGCACAAACACACGCCTTTTATTTCCAAAGATGGTTCTTGGCTTTAAGACTGAGGCTTTTACTCTTGATGTTAGATATTCTTAAAGTTTTGGATAAGTTTCTGCTGTATAAGAATTATGAGAGCACAAAGAATCTGATTGGAATGTCTTCAAGATTGGCTAGCCTTGCAGAGGAATTTGACCTGGTCACCTCGGCTTTTATTGATATGGATTCAACAAGCTTAAAGATAATGTCAGATCTTGCATTGATTTGTTCTATGCTGGCCTTTTTCACCGAATTCACTACCTTGATTATTATACAGAATCCGACCGAAGCTTATGGAGACTGCCTCAATGTTATTGTCAAAGATTTGGTCGGTCGTCTATGGCATGTGGACCCTGAGATTTGTATTAATCTCCTGTCACTCTTGAAAGACAATGGAGTACATGACAG GTTTGGTGTTAAAAGGATAATTGAATTGCGGCATCAGTCTCTTAATGTCGCAAATGAGGATGCGGTATTGCAGCTTTGCAGGAATGGTATGGAGTCTCTTTTGCAAGTAGTTAAAGCATGGATGCAAATACCTTGGCGAATCCCCAAGTACTTCTTCCGAGTAAG GCGTACGATGGGATCACTCCTCTTTTGGTCTAGTACTGGTGTCAGAAAACAAAGGGAAATAATATCCATCTCCCCCGGAAGCCACCTTCAACTCAATCTGTGTATTCAGCTCAAGGACATGCCTTCAGATTTTAGTTCAAGTTTTTCTAAGCTATATTGCATCCTTTACTGTCGAAAATCACCTTCAGCAGCAAAACCTAGTGGAGAGCCAATGACgcaatcacatgtaaattatcGAGCATCAGAGATCGATACTATGATCCATCTGAATAAGAATTTGCAGTGCTATATAATCAAGCAAAGCAGAGAATTTATCAAGTGCAAGGATCTCCACAATGCCGGTGATGATGTAGaggcttttgtttgttttgaAACAAATGGCAGAAGACAAGGGTTCTCAACTTGCTTGCTGGATGTTTCCGCTTTTCCCGTCGGTTCTTACAGCATTGACTGGCATAGTGGAGGCATTGACCGTCATGGAGCTTATTGGAGTTTTCTGCCTTTATGTCGCGGTCCTCAATTCAGTGTGAGATAA
- the LOC141646613 gene encoding uncharacterized protein LOC141646613 isoform X3 codes for MEKISGACASGWSIQLEKGLRSTKPGCLIESIRQIGPRLSRWNREPQLTMDVCDIFGLVPGEDRLFADAILFRIVDAFVSGDKDIRISIAKLFLLTLKQCKTKGPTHGIYSNMIIENRLELLKRVKAVLHVNCVKSRASTFILFGCWADFAKDVAEIRDAVFLSLTSRHILEVKASLFAAGCFSEISVDFGYVFLEKLLTLIVSQATFRALRIAGARSFAKIGCSLLLAVRSYKAGSKLLQKISEEDVLATMLMALTKISLNTSILISDQVVLLCSFLSQTRSTDMQARVLRCLRLICENSACFVPASAFSFQCLFEILDEQSTPSALHCEIFQIFLKMIAHGLPDRLLKDTDEFMKLLRCVENATRSPFLSVRLLAFESFVCISTKLKRTESMSEADLANLSSSVAATVLDQVTVLSNRLSGGESRSEVGDELGRMLRLLLVLAADNSKLGYLILDKLNSIIENFVNLHNPAVEAQKFEPHKVVDIGAEGNVFSQRVLMFHIHRFLVAFVEAGVTTEQVVSKLKYLICLVCDSSLFDCSIHTFYALIWHSHKNQSHLLSENQKSSTLTEGVGRFPIKLLEHENIIHMCGKNMLEGGDNWSAYKAGKYAACEGVWDVANFIFDHLVKRVQSDAFCQWLKLLVQLTNCEKNVEVLLHQNSVCLPSNRVLKPHTLDNSFRKTNSSGNIEQLAEICAAILGSDKVLEAISAQTHAFYFQRWFLALRLRLLLLMLDILKVLDKFLLYKNYESTKNLIGMSSRLASLAEEFDLVTSAFIDMDSTSLKIMSDLALICSMLAFFTEFTTLIIIQNPTEAYGDCLNVIVKDLVGRLWHVDPEICINLLSLLKDNGVHDRIIELRHQSLNVANEDAVLQLCRNGMESLLQVVKAWMQIPWRIPKYFFRVRRTMGSLLFWSSTGVRKQREIISISPGSHLQLNLCIQLKDMPSDFSSSFSKLYCILYCRKSPSAAKPSGEPMTQSHVNYRASEIDTMIHLNKNLQCYIIKQSREFIKCKDLHNAGDDVEAFVCFETNGRRQGFSTCLLDVSAFPVGSYSIDWHSGGIDRHGAYWSFLPLCRGPQFSVR; via the exons ATGGAGAAGATTTCTGGTGCATGTGCCTCAGGTTGGAGCATTCAACTTGAGAAAGGTCTTCGATCCACAAAACCTG GTTGTCTTATTGAATCAATTCGCCAGATTGGACCCAGATTAAGTCGGTGGAATAGGGAGCCACAACTAACTATGGATGTGTGTGACATTTTTGGCTTAGTTCCCGGGGAGGATCGCTTATTCGCGGATGCAATTCTCTTTAGGATTGTCGATGCATTTGTGTCAGGGGACAAAGACATCAGGATTTCTATTGCAAAACTCTTCTTGTTGACCCTAAAGCAGTGTAAAACCAAAGGACCCACACATGGAATCTATTCAAATATGATCATAGAAAACAGACTGGAACTTCTGAAAAGAGTTAAAGCGGTTCTACATGTCAATTGTGTAAAATCCCGAGCATCCACGTTTATTTTGTTTGGATGTTGGGCTGACTTTGCTAAGGATGTTGCTGAAATACGAGATGCGGTATTTTTGTCTTTGACCTCACGTCATATTTTGGAG GTTAAAGCATCATTGTTTGCAGCTGGGTGCTTTTCAGAAATTTCAGTTGATTTTGGTTATGTTTTCTTAGAGAAGCTACTTACCTTAATAGTTTCACAAGCGACCTTTCGAGCTCTAAGGATTGCTGGAGCACGCAGCTTTGCTAAAATTGGATGCTCTCTTTTACTTGCAGTTAGATCATACAAG GCTGGTTCAAAGCTTCTACAAAAAATTTCCGAAGAGGATGTTTTGGCCACTATGCTGATGGCACTAACAAAAATCTCTTTGAATACATCCATATTGATTTCTGACCAG GTAGTCTTGCTTTGTTCATTTTTGTCTCAAACAAGAAGCACCGATATGCAGGCTAGAGTATTGAGATGTTTACGTCTTATTTGCGAGAATTCAGCATGCTTTGTGCCGGCTAGCGCTTTCTCGTTCCAGTGTTTGTTTGAAATTCTTGATGAACAAAGCACACCTTCAGCTTTGCACTGCGAAATTTTTCAGATTTTCTTAAAG ATGATTGCACATGGTTTACCAGATAGGCTACTCAAGGACACTGATGAATTCATGAAGCTATTAAGATGTGTTGAGAATGCAACTCGATCTCCATTCTTATCCGTGAGACTCTTAGCTTTTGAAAGTTTTGTGTGCATATCTACCAAGCTGAAAAGAACTGAGAGCATGTCAGAGGCTGATTTAGCTAATCTCTCATCTAGTGTTGCTGCAACTGTCCTTGATCAAGTAACTGTATTATCTAACCGGTTGTCAGGTGGTGAATCTAGGTCCGAAGTGGGGGACGAATTGGGAAGAATGCTTCGTCTACTGCTTGTACTGGCTGCAGATAATTCAAAGTTAGGTTATCTGATACTGGACAAGTTAAACTCCATCATTGAAAACTTTGTAAATCTACATAACCCTGCAGTTGAAGCACAGAAGTTTGAGCCGCACAAAGTTGTGGATATCGGAGCTGAAGGAAATGTATTTTCTCAGCGAGTGTTGATGTTTCATATCCATAGATTTTTGGTAGCCTTTGTTGAAGCTGGTGTTACTACTGAGCAAGTAGTTTCGAAGTTGAAATATTTGATttgtttggtttgtgacagcagTCTGTTTGATTGTTCTATCCACACATTTTATGCACTTATTTGGCACTCGCATAAAAACCAGAGCCATCTACTATCAGAAAATCAAAAATCCAGCACATTGACTGAAGGCGTGGGTAGATTTCCTATCAAGTTACTTGAACATGAGAATATCATCCATATGTGTGGAAAGAACATGTTAGAAGGAGGAGATAACTGGTCCGCCTACAAAGCTGGAAAATATGCTGCTTGTGAGGGAGTATGGGATGTGGCAAATTTCATATTTGACCACCTTGTAAAAAGGGTTCAGTCTGATGCTTTTTGCCAGTGGTTAAAATTGTTGGTTCAGCTCACCAATTGCGAAAAGAATGTCGAAGTCTTGCTTCACCAAAATAGCGTTTGCTTGCCTTCCAACCGTGTCTTGAAGCCACATACCTTGGACAATAGTTTCAGAAAGACCAACTCAAGTGGAAACATTGAACAACTTGCTGAGATATGTGCTGCTATCTTGGGTTCAGACAAAGTCTTGGAAGCCATCTCTGCACAAACACACGCCTTTTATTTCCAAAGATGGTTCTTGGCTTTAAGACTGAGGCTTTTACTCTTGATGTTAGATATTCTTAAAGTTTTGGATAAGTTTCTGCTGTATAAGAATTATGAGAGCACAAAGAATCTGATTGGAATGTCTTCAAGATTGGCTAGCCTTGCAGAGGAATTTGACCTGGTCACCTCGGCTTTTATTGATATGGATTCAACAAGCTTAAAGATAATGTCAGATCTTGCATTGATTTGTTCTATGCTGGCCTTTTTCACCGAATTCACTACCTTGATTATTATACAGAATCCGACCGAAGCTTATGGAGACTGCCTCAATGTTATTGTCAAAGATTTGGTCGGTCGTCTATGGCATGTGGACCCTGAGATTTGTATTAATCTCCTGTCACTCTTGAAAGACAATGGAGTACATGACAG GATAATTGAATTGCGGCATCAGTCTCTTAATGTCGCAAATGAGGATGCGGTATTGCAGCTTTGCAGGAATGGTATGGAGTCTCTTTTGCAAGTAGTTAAAGCATGGATGCAAATACCTTGGCGAATCCCCAAGTACTTCTTCCGAGTAAG GCGTACGATGGGATCACTCCTCTTTTGGTCTAGTACTGGTGTCAGAAAACAAAGGGAAATAATATCCATCTCCCCCGGAAGCCACCTTCAACTCAATCTGTGTATTCAGCTCAAGGACATGCCTTCAGATTTTAGTTCAAGTTTTTCTAAGCTATATTGCATCCTTTACTGTCGAAAATCACCTTCAGCAGCAAAACCTAGTGGAGAGCCAATGACgcaatcacatgtaaattatcGAGCATCAGAGATCGATACTATGATCCATCTGAATAAGAATTTGCAGTGCTATATAATCAAGCAAAGCAGAGAATTTATCAAGTGCAAGGATCTCCACAATGCCGGTGATGATGTAGaggcttttgtttgttttgaAACAAATGGCAGAAGACAAGGGTTCTCAACTTGCTTGCTGGATGTTTCCGCTTTTCCCGTCGGTTCTTACAGCATTGACTGGCATAGTGGAGGCATTGACCGTCATGGAGCTTATTGGAGTTTTCTGCCTTTATGTCGCGGTCCTCAATTCAGTGTGAGATAA
- the LOC141646613 gene encoding uncharacterized protein LOC141646613 isoform X1 has translation MEKISGACASGWSIQLEKGLRSTKPGCLIESIRQIGPRLSRWNREPQLTMDVCDIFGLVPGEDRLFADAILFRIVDAFVSGDKDIRISIAKLFLLTLKQCKTKGPTHGIYSNMIIENRLELLKRVKAVLHVNCVKSRASTFILFGCWADFAKDVAEIRDAVFLSLTSRHILEVKASLFAAGCFSEISVDFGYVFLEKLLTLIVSQATFRALRIAGARSFAKIGCSLLLAVRSYKAGSKLLQKISEEDVLATMLMALTKISLNTSILISDQVVLLCSFLSQTRSTDMQARVLRCLRLICENSACFVPASAFSFQCLFEILDEQSTPSALHCEIFQIFLKMIAHGLPDRLLKDTDEFMKLLRCVENATRSPFLSVRLLAFESFVCISTKLKRTESMSEADLANLSSSVAATVLDQVTVLSNRLSGGESRSEVGDELGRMLRLLLVLAADNSKLGYLILDKLNSIIENFVNLHNPAVEAQKFEPHKVVDIGAEGNVFSQRVLMFHIHRFLVAFVEAGVTTEQVVSKLKYLICLVCDSSLFDCSIHTFYALIWHSHKNQSHLLSENQKSSTLTEGVGRFPIKLLEHENIIHMCGKNMLEGGDNWSAYKAGKYAACEGVWDVANFIFDHLVKRVQSDAFCQWLKLLVQLTNCEKNVEVLLHQNSVCLPSNRVLKPHTLDNSFRKTNSSGNIEQLAEICAAILGSDKVLEAISAQTHAFYFQRWFLALRLRLLLLMLDILKVLDKFLLYKNYESTKNLIGMSSRLASLAEEFDLVTSAFIDMDSTSLKIMSDLALICSMLAFFTEFTTLIIIQNPTEAYGDCLNVIVKDLVGRLWHVDPEICINLLSLLKDNGVHDRSLHFLPKPWLSKDDCILDDYLTHCRFGVKRIIELRHQSLNVANEDAVLQLCRNGMESLLQVVKAWMQIPWRIPKYFFRVRRTMGSLLFWSSTGVRKQREIISISPGSHLQLNLCIQLKDMPSDFSSSFSKLYCILYCRKSPSAAKPSGEPMTQSHVNYRASEIDTMIHLNKNLQCYIIKQSREFIKCKDLHNAGDDVEAFVCFETNGRRQGFSTCLLDVSAFPVGSYSIDWHSGGIDRHGAYWSFLPLCRGPQFSVR, from the exons ATGGAGAAGATTTCTGGTGCATGTGCCTCAGGTTGGAGCATTCAACTTGAGAAAGGTCTTCGATCCACAAAACCTG GTTGTCTTATTGAATCAATTCGCCAGATTGGACCCAGATTAAGTCGGTGGAATAGGGAGCCACAACTAACTATGGATGTGTGTGACATTTTTGGCTTAGTTCCCGGGGAGGATCGCTTATTCGCGGATGCAATTCTCTTTAGGATTGTCGATGCATTTGTGTCAGGGGACAAAGACATCAGGATTTCTATTGCAAAACTCTTCTTGTTGACCCTAAAGCAGTGTAAAACCAAAGGACCCACACATGGAATCTATTCAAATATGATCATAGAAAACAGACTGGAACTTCTGAAAAGAGTTAAAGCGGTTCTACATGTCAATTGTGTAAAATCCCGAGCATCCACGTTTATTTTGTTTGGATGTTGGGCTGACTTTGCTAAGGATGTTGCTGAAATACGAGATGCGGTATTTTTGTCTTTGACCTCACGTCATATTTTGGAG GTTAAAGCATCATTGTTTGCAGCTGGGTGCTTTTCAGAAATTTCAGTTGATTTTGGTTATGTTTTCTTAGAGAAGCTACTTACCTTAATAGTTTCACAAGCGACCTTTCGAGCTCTAAGGATTGCTGGAGCACGCAGCTTTGCTAAAATTGGATGCTCTCTTTTACTTGCAGTTAGATCATACAAG GCTGGTTCAAAGCTTCTACAAAAAATTTCCGAAGAGGATGTTTTGGCCACTATGCTGATGGCACTAACAAAAATCTCTTTGAATACATCCATATTGATTTCTGACCAG GTAGTCTTGCTTTGTTCATTTTTGTCTCAAACAAGAAGCACCGATATGCAGGCTAGAGTATTGAGATGTTTACGTCTTATTTGCGAGAATTCAGCATGCTTTGTGCCGGCTAGCGCTTTCTCGTTCCAGTGTTTGTTTGAAATTCTTGATGAACAAAGCACACCTTCAGCTTTGCACTGCGAAATTTTTCAGATTTTCTTAAAG ATGATTGCACATGGTTTACCAGATAGGCTACTCAAGGACACTGATGAATTCATGAAGCTATTAAGATGTGTTGAGAATGCAACTCGATCTCCATTCTTATCCGTGAGACTCTTAGCTTTTGAAAGTTTTGTGTGCATATCTACCAAGCTGAAAAGAACTGAGAGCATGTCAGAGGCTGATTTAGCTAATCTCTCATCTAGTGTTGCTGCAACTGTCCTTGATCAAGTAACTGTATTATCTAACCGGTTGTCAGGTGGTGAATCTAGGTCCGAAGTGGGGGACGAATTGGGAAGAATGCTTCGTCTACTGCTTGTACTGGCTGCAGATAATTCAAAGTTAGGTTATCTGATACTGGACAAGTTAAACTCCATCATTGAAAACTTTGTAAATCTACATAACCCTGCAGTTGAAGCACAGAAGTTTGAGCCGCACAAAGTTGTGGATATCGGAGCTGAAGGAAATGTATTTTCTCAGCGAGTGTTGATGTTTCATATCCATAGATTTTTGGTAGCCTTTGTTGAAGCTGGTGTTACTACTGAGCAAGTAGTTTCGAAGTTGAAATATTTGATttgtttggtttgtgacagcagTCTGTTTGATTGTTCTATCCACACATTTTATGCACTTATTTGGCACTCGCATAAAAACCAGAGCCATCTACTATCAGAAAATCAAAAATCCAGCACATTGACTGAAGGCGTGGGTAGATTTCCTATCAAGTTACTTGAACATGAGAATATCATCCATATGTGTGGAAAGAACATGTTAGAAGGAGGAGATAACTGGTCCGCCTACAAAGCTGGAAAATATGCTGCTTGTGAGGGAGTATGGGATGTGGCAAATTTCATATTTGACCACCTTGTAAAAAGGGTTCAGTCTGATGCTTTTTGCCAGTGGTTAAAATTGTTGGTTCAGCTCACCAATTGCGAAAAGAATGTCGAAGTCTTGCTTCACCAAAATAGCGTTTGCTTGCCTTCCAACCGTGTCTTGAAGCCACATACCTTGGACAATAGTTTCAGAAAGACCAACTCAAGTGGAAACATTGAACAACTTGCTGAGATATGTGCTGCTATCTTGGGTTCAGACAAAGTCTTGGAAGCCATCTCTGCACAAACACACGCCTTTTATTTCCAAAGATGGTTCTTGGCTTTAAGACTGAGGCTTTTACTCTTGATGTTAGATATTCTTAAAGTTTTGGATAAGTTTCTGCTGTATAAGAATTATGAGAGCACAAAGAATCTGATTGGAATGTCTTCAAGATTGGCTAGCCTTGCAGAGGAATTTGACCTGGTCACCTCGGCTTTTATTGATATGGATTCAACAAGCTTAAAGATAATGTCAGATCTTGCATTGATTTGTTCTATGCTGGCCTTTTTCACCGAATTCACTACCTTGATTATTATACAGAATCCGACCGAAGCTTATGGAGACTGCCTCAATGTTATTGTCAAAGATTTGGTCGGTCGTCTATGGCATGTGGACCCTGAGATTTGTATTAATCTCCTGTCACTCTTGAAAGACAATGGAGTACATGACAGGTCCTTGCATTTCCTACCTAAACCTTGGTTGTCAAAAGATGACTGCATTTTGGATGATTATCTCACTCATTGTAGGTTTGGTGTTAAAAGGATAATTGAATTGCGGCATCAGTCTCTTAATGTCGCAAATGAGGATGCGGTATTGCAGCTTTGCAGGAATGGTATGGAGTCTCTTTTGCAAGTAGTTAAAGCATGGATGCAAATACCTTGGCGAATCCCCAAGTACTTCTTCCGAGTAAG GCGTACGATGGGATCACTCCTCTTTTGGTCTAGTACTGGTGTCAGAAAACAAAGGGAAATAATATCCATCTCCCCCGGAAGCCACCTTCAACTCAATCTGTGTATTCAGCTCAAGGACATGCCTTCAGATTTTAGTTCAAGTTTTTCTAAGCTATATTGCATCCTTTACTGTCGAAAATCACCTTCAGCAGCAAAACCTAGTGGAGAGCCAATGACgcaatcacatgtaaattatcGAGCATCAGAGATCGATACTATGATCCATCTGAATAAGAATTTGCAGTGCTATATAATCAAGCAAAGCAGAGAATTTATCAAGTGCAAGGATCTCCACAATGCCGGTGATGATGTAGaggcttttgtttgttttgaAACAAATGGCAGAAGACAAGGGTTCTCAACTTGCTTGCTGGATGTTTCCGCTTTTCCCGTCGGTTCTTACAGCATTGACTGGCATAGTGGAGGCATTGACCGTCATGGAGCTTATTGGAGTTTTCTGCCTTTATGTCGCGGTCCTCAATTCAGTGTGAGATAA